Part of the Streptomyces europaeiscabiei genome is shown below.
ACGGACCCGCACGGGGCCGACATCCGCCGCCAGCAGTCGATGATCCTGGTCCCTCGTGACACCCCGGGTGTCACGGTGAAGCGCGCGATGCAGGTGTTCGGCTACGAGGACCACTCCCACGGCGGTCACGCCGAGGTGGTCTTCGAGGGTGCGCGGGTGCCGGCCGCCAACCTGATCGGCGAGGAGGGCGGCGGTTTCGCCATCGCGCAGGCGCGGCTCGGGCCGGGGCGTATCCATCACTGCATGCGGCTGATCGGGATGGCCGAGCGGGCGATCGAGCTGATGTGCCGCCGGGCGGTGGCGCGGGAGGCCTTCGGCAAGGCGCTGGCGCAGCAGGGGGTCGTGCACAACTGGATCGCCGACGCGCGGGTGGCGGTGGAGCAGTTGCGGCTGCTGGTGCTGAAGACGGCGTGGATGATGGACACGGTGGGCAACAAGGGGGCCCACGCGGAGATCCAGGCGATCAAGATCGCTACGCCGCGGACGGTGGTGGACATCATCGACCGGGCCATCCAGCTGCACGGTGCGGGGGGTGTGAGCCAGGACTTCCCGCTGGCCGAGCTGTACGCGGGGGCGCGGACGCTGATGATCGCGGACGGGCCCGACGAGGTGCATCAGCGGTCACTCGCTCGGCGGGAGCTGAAGCGGTACGTGTGAGTGTGCGGGGGGGGTGCGTTGTCGGGTGCGGGTGAGTGGGTGGTGCGGGTGAGTGGGGCTTCTCGCGCAGTTCCCCGCGCCCCTGAAAAGCAGCGGCTCCGCCCCGTGCTTCTCAGGGGCCCGCAAGGGCCGTGCTTTCGCCCTACGGCCGCAGCGCCCGCAGGAGCAGGTCCGCCAAGTGGTCCGCCACCTCCTGGGGGGCCATCGGGCCATCCGGGCGATACCACGTCGACAGGTGGTGGACCGAGCCGAAGTGGTAGTCGACCACCAGGTCGGCGGGGGTGGCCCTGGAGAAGACGCCCGTCTCCTGTCCCTCCTCCACCAGCGCCCTGAAGCGCTCGTGGTAACGGCGGCGTTCCGCTCGGACCTGCTTGTTCTTCTCGGGGCTCAGATGGTGCATGGACCGGAAGAAGATCATCGCGTCGTCGAGGTTGTCGATGGTGGTGACGACGACATCGGCGGCGGCACCCCGCAGGCGCTCCTCGACGGGCGCGTCGGCCCCGGCGAACGCGTCCAGCCGCTCCTGCTGGATGCGCAGCACGCGCGCGTACACCTCGTGCAGCAGGTCGTCCTTGGACCCGAAGTAGTGGTACAGCGCGCCCTTGGTGACGCCGGCCGCCTCGACGATCTCCTGCACGGAGGTGCGGTCGTAGCCCCGCTCGGCGAAGAGCCGGGTGGCTGCGGCCAGCAGCCGCTGCGGGACGGGAGTACCGTCACCGTCCGTCGTCCTGGGCACTGCCGCCACCTGCCTTCCGAGGTTCTGTTGTCACCTGGCGGTGGTCGCCCGTCGGGCCCCGGCCGGTTCCTACCGGCCGGAATCGGGCGCTCCCGCCGGAGGATCATCCCACTCTCCGGCACCCGCCCGCCGGGCAGGGCCGTCAGCCCGTCGTCTCCCACTTCTGCTGGATGTGGTTCATGTTCGTCAGCCAGCGCTCCGGGTCGGCCGCCCTGGCCTGGTAGAAACCGGCCACCTCGGGGTGCGGCAGGATCAGGAAGCGGTCCTTCTCGATGCCGTCGAAGAGCGCGTCGGCCACGTCCTCCGGCTCGATCGCGGTCGGCGCGAGCACCAGGTCGCCCGCGCTGCCGGAGGCCGTCAGCATGTCGGTGCGCACGCCCTGCGGGCAGATCGCGTGGACCTTGACGCCCCGGTGCCGGTAGGTGAGCGACAGCCATTCGGCGAACGCGTACGCCCCGTGCTTGGTGACGCTGTAGGGCGCCGCGCCGATCATCGTCAGCAGCCCCGCCGCCGAGACCGTCGAGACGAAGCGCCCGCTGCCCCGCTCCAGCCATGCCGGCAGCAGCTCGTGGGCCGCCCGGACGTGCGCCATCACGTTGACATCCCAGGCGAGCGCCCACACCTTCTCGTCGGCCGCTTCCGTCCCGCCGGAGGCGAGCCCGGCATTCGCGCAGTACACGTCCACGGTGCCGCCGAGCGCGTCACGCGCCTCGGCGATGATCGAGGACGCGTCCCCGGGCACCGCGATGCCGCCGATCTCGTCGGCCACGGCCTTCGCCCGGTCACCGTTCAGGTCGTTCACCACGACCCGGGCCCCCTCGGCGGCGAACCGCCGCGCCAGAGCGGCCCCGATCCCGCCCCCGGCCCCTGTGACGACCACACCCGCACCCTGTACGGCTCCCACGATCGGTCTCCTTCGCCTTCGACGCGACGTACCACGAACGGCTCCACTCAGGCCACCAGACTAACCGGTCGGTATGCAGCAGAGAAGAGCCACTCGCAGCACACACCGGCGGGAGCCCCCCAAGGGGCGCGGGGCTGCGACGTCTGCGGCTCCGCCGCGTGGGCGCGACCAGCCACAACCGCCCCGCAGGTTACAAACCACCCGCGGGAGCGCTTAGCTTGCGTATACGCCGCTTCCCGCGACCCGGAGGTCACCCCCCATGCGCCTCTCCCGCCGCACCTTCCTCGCCGCCTCCACGGCAGCCACCGCTTCCACAGCCGCCACCGCGAGCCTCACCACCGCTCCCCCGGCCGGGGCAGCCCGCCAAGGGCTTCGTACCGGCTTCGAGCGTCTGGCCGCCGACGGCTACCGAACCCTGGGCGGTCAGAAGGTCGGCATCGTCACCAACCCCACCGGCATCACCGAGGACGCCCGCCACATCGTCGACGTGATGCACGCCGACGACCGCGTGGACCTCACAGCCGTCTTCGGCCCGGAGCACGGCTTCCGGGGCACCGCCCAGGCCGGCGGCTCCGAGGGCCGCCACGACGACCCGGCGACCGGGCTGCCGGTCTACGACACGTACCTGAAGAGCGGCCGCCCCCTCGCGGACATCTTCACCGCCTCCGGCGTGGACACGGTCGTCTTCGACATCCAGGACGTGGGCGCCCGCTTCTACACGTACATCTGGACGCTGTACGACTGCATGGAGGCGGCCCAGCTCGCCGGGAAGCGTTTCGTCGTGCTGGACCGGCCGAACCCGATCACCGGGCGGAGCGCCCAAGGACCCGTGCTGCACAAGGAGTTCGCGACGTTCGTCGGGCGGCAGCCCATCTCCCAGGCGCACGGGATGACGGTGGCGGAGCTGGCAGGGCTGTTCAACGAGGAGTTCCTCACCAAGCCCGTGCCGCTGGAGACCGTACCGATGTCGGGCTGGAAGCGGTCGCGGTTCCACGACGACTCCGGGCTGCCCTGGGTGCCGCCGAGCCCGAACATGCCGACGCCGGACACCGCGCTCGTGTACGCGGGCACGTGTCTCTTCGAGGGGACGAACCTGTCGGAGGGGCGCGGCACCACACGGCCGTTCGAACTGCTGGGCGCGGAGGGCGTCGACCGGAGGTGGGCGGCCGCCGCGAACGAGCTCGGGCTGCCCGGCGCGCACTTCAGGGAGGCCTACTTCGCGCCGACGTTCTCCAAGTTCCAGGGGAAGACCATCGGGGGTGTGCAGATCCATGTCCACGACCGGGCCGCGTACGACCCGGTGCGCACCGGGATCGGCCTCCTGGTGACCGCCAGGAAGGTGTGGAGCGGCTTCGCCTGGCGTCCGGACAACTGGATCGACAAGCTGACCGGTTCGGCGCGGGTGCGGACGATGATCGACGCGGGGGCCGACACGGACGCGATCGTGGCGGGCTGGCAGGAGGAGCTGGCGGCGTTCCGCAAAGTACGCAAGGAGTACTTGCTGTACCGATAAACCGATAATGGGCGTCAAGAGCCCTTCGTGACCTATGGCCATCCCTCGCCGTTGGCAGGACCATGCGCCTGAGCGCATTACCGACGGGGGCCGAAGGGGGCTCGTCATGGCGGATCCGGAAATGAGCGTGACTCCCTACTGGGAACTGACCTTCGACGCGGACGGCGACGTGGACACCGGTCAGCGGGACCGGCTGCTCGACGGGGTCCGCAGGCGCGGGGTCGTGGACCTGGTCGTCTTCGCACACGGCTGGAACAGCGACCGGTCCGGCGCGACCCGCCTGTACAGCCGCTTCCTCGCCCCGTTCCCGGCGCTCGCGCCGCACGCGAAGCTGGGGTACGTGGGCGTGCTGTGGCCCTCGATGCGGTTCTCGGACGAGCCGATCCCTGACCTCGAGCCGGTCCCGGCCGTGGCGCCCAGCCGACCCGCACTGGACAAGAGCACCCGGCACGCGCTGCTGGAGGTCTTCCCCGGGCGGGCCACCGTGGTCGAGCAGCTCGCGCGGCTGCTGAACCAACGGCCGCACGACGGCGCCTCGTTGGAGGAGTACGGGCGGCTCGTACGACTGCTGGTGGAGGTGGCGCCGCAGGGACCGCAGGCGGCGTTCACTGCGGACACCATCGCGGAGGGAGTGCCGGAGGGCACGCCCGGGATGCTGTGCGGGGACGCGGCGACGGTGTGCGCGGACTTCGCGGCGGCGCTGGCGGAGGTCGAGGCCTCGGGGGTGATGACCGGGGCCGTGCCCGCCTTGCCGCAGGCCTGGGACGGCGCCCATGAACTCCTGCGTCAGGCCACGTACTTCGCGATGAAGCGCCGGGCGGGGACGGTCGGCGAGCGTGGGCTCGGGCGGCTGCTCGGGCAGCTCGCGCGCACGGCTCCGAACGTGCGGGTGCACCTCGTCGGGCACAGCTTCGGCGCGCGTCTCGTGTCGTTCGCGCTGCGCGGGCTGCCCGAAGGGGTGCACACCGTGAAGTCGGTGACGCTCCTTCAGGCGGCCTTCTCCCACTACGCGTTCGCGGCGCGCCTGCCCCACGACGCACGCGCGAGCGGCGTCCTGAACGGTCAGCACAAGCGCATCGACGGGCCGTTGGTGTGCTGCCACTCCAAGCACGACTCGGCGCTGGGCACGATCTACCCGCTCGCCTCCCGGATGGCGGGCGACGCGCGGACGGTGCTGGGCCTGAGCGTGAACAGCCTCCTCGGCGCCAAGTGGGGGGCCCTCGGCTACGGCGGGGTGCAGGCCGTCAAGGGCACCCGGTCGTTCAGGCTGGCCGACGCCCTCAAGACCCGACTGCCGGCATCGGGTTGCGTGAACATCGACGCGGCGGCGGTGGTCAGACGCGGAGGCGCACCGTCCGGCGCCCACAGCGACATCTGCCACCAGGAGTTGGCGAGGGTGGTGCTGGCGGCGGGCCGTATCGCCTGACCACGGCCCGCCGCCTTCGTTCTCGCCCGCTCACTCGTCGGCGCTCACCTGTGCGAGGTGAACTCCACGACCTGCTGGTAGGTCGGCCGGTTCTGCCAGCTGATCTTGTTGTGCTTGATGCCTCCCAGGGGCTGCTGGATGATCGAGTCGGCGCACCACTGGTCGCCCGCCGAGCAGTACGCGTCACCGGGGTAGACCTGCGCGGCGGTCTTGCCTGCCGCCTCCTTGAGGGTGTTGATCAGCAGGGTGCGGCAGGCGCTGAGGCTGCCGCCCCCGCAGTACTGGTTCGCCAGCGGACCCCGTACGGTCTCGCCCAGCACCGAGCGGATGTCCTTGTCGACGTAGCTCCACCAGCCGTACTGGAAGGAGCTGCCGGCGTGGGAGCCGGTCGGGCCGTGCGCGGCCGACGGGGACTCGTCGATGGGAAGGTTGGCGGCGATGGCGGTGTACAGGTCGGTACCGAGGCCCGGTTCGAACTCGGCCTTCACCAGCAGCGGCCACCAGGCGTCCAGGATGCGGATCGCCTCGGCGTTGGCGTAGGTCTTGGAGCCGGCGGAGGTCTCCGTGCGTTTGGAGCCGGAGGTGACCCAGGCCTGGAGCTTGGAGACCGCCGCGGCGGCCGCGGAGTCCGTGACCGTGCTGCTGTTGACGACCTTGAGCAGGTCCGGGACGACGTCCTCGGCCCGAAGGTCGGCCAGGCCCGCCTCGGCCATGGCCTTCGTCAGCGAGGCCCGGGTGACGCCGCCCGCGGCGACCAGTCTCTTCACCCGGTCGTCGAGGAGGTTGCCGCGGTGGACGGAACCGTCGCCCCACGAGGCGCTGGTGTAGTCCGCGGCCTGCTTGTTGTTCCAGGAGATGTAGTAGTCCTGGTCCATGGAGTTGGGGTGGGCGGAGGGCGCGGTGTAGTCGGCGGTGTTGGTGGTGGGGTTCCAGTTCCGCCACTCGTACGCCGACTGCGCCCAGGCCGGGAACTCGGGGTCGACGGCCGCGGCGCGCACCGGGTTGTCGCCGCTGTTGTAGTACGCGGTGCGGGTGGAGTCGGCGTAGAACCAGTTGAAGGTGTAGTTGATGTTCTGGACGGCCTTCTGGAAGGTCTCCGGGCCCTTGACGTAGTCCGGGTCGTTCAGCATCTGGAAGCCGATGATCGACTCGGCCTCGTTCAGGTACGAGGAGCGCAGGGTGGTGTAGGCGACCTTCTTGCCGTCGACCGTGGCGCGGTGCGTCACGGGGCCGTACTTGGTGCGCCAGACCTGCATGCGGTAGGAGCCGGCCGGGGTGGAGTCGGCGGTGGTGGGCTTCCAGGAGTTGGTCTGCTCGATCTTCTCCATGGCCGTGCAGGTGCCGTGGTACAGGTAGTGGACGTCGTCCTGGCACAGCTCGACCGCGTACGCGTCGATGATGTCCTGGCCGGAGGTGGTGGCGCTCCAGGCGTAGTCCTGGCCCCGGCCGAGTTCGATGTACATGCTCAGGCCCGCGAAGGAGGCGCCGCGGGCGCTGATGCCAGGTCCCTGGATCTCCTGGAGCATGAGCAGCTGCGGGGCGAAGTAACCGGTCTGGGGCCCGAAGACGGCGACGGGGTGACCGCTCGCGGTGTGCTCGCCGCTGACGACGAGGGCGTTGGACATGCCGCGCCGGGCGGAGCTGAGGGCGCTGTCGGTGGCCTCGGTCGAGACGGTCGTGGAGGCTGCCGTGGCCGCGCTGCCGGTGCGGTCGTGGACCAGCGGCTCCTCGGTGACGGTGCCGTCGTCGGGGAGGGCCATGCCCTGCGGGTTCGCGGGCTTGGTGGCGTAGGGGAAGCTGCCGTCGTGGACGGTGAGGGCGGCCTCGGGGTCGTTGCGCTCGCGGAAGGACTCCCAGACCTTGGTGCCCTCGGTGACACCGTACTTCTCCTGGGCGGCCAGCAGGGACAGGGCGTTGTTGACCTCGCCGCCGCCCCCCGAGCCGAAGAGGGCGCCGATGACGGAGGCCAGGGCGACCAGGTCGGTGGGCTTGAACTTCTCGATGGTGCCGGCGTTGGTGACGGAGTCCTTGTGGCCGGTCAGGACGTACTCGCCGGGGTAGTTGCGGGCGCTGTCGGAGGCGTCGATGTAGGCGTTGATGCCGGCGACATAGGCGTTGACGTCGGCGAGGGCCAGCTGCCCGCGCTCGCCGTTGGAGGCCACCGCCTTGTCGATCTGGGCCTGGAGGTCGGCCTCGGTGTAGGGGGCGTGGCGCCAGAACTCCTGCTCCAGGCCCTGGTTGGACGCGGCGCCACCGGCGAACGGGGTCAGCTTGCCGCGGCCGACGTGCCGGAAGACATCCATCAGCCACAGCCGGTCCTGGGCGGCCGCGTAGCCCGCGCCGAACTCGGTGCCGTAGCGGGTGGTGCCCGTGATGTGCGGCACACCGGTCTTCTTGTCACGGACGATCGTGACGTCGGTGCGGCCGGCCGGGTTCAGGGTGGAGGCGACCTGGCCGGAGGGGACACCGAAGGAGGCGTCGTTGAAGAAGGTGTTGATCGTGGAGTTGGTGAGGCCCGAGTAGCCGGTGGCCAGGTTGTTGTAGGGGCCGAGCTGGTTGCTCGCGTTCTCCGGCATGGAGCCGAAGGCCTGGTTGAGGAGGATCTGGGCGAGGGTCGCGTTGCCGTTCTGGCCGGGCGGCAGGATGTCGGAACACTGTCCGCCGCAGTGGTCGGTCACCGCCGCCGCCTCCGCGACGGCGGCGGTGTCGGCTGCCGCCGCTGGGGAAGCAGGGGAAAGAGGTGACAAAAGACCGGCAACGAGTGCGCATATGGAGGCGGCCTTGAGGAACTCCGGGAATCCACGGGGAGTTCTCAGTCTGTCGAGTGCGGTGTGTGAGGTGCGTGGGGTGCGCCAGGGCATGGCAGCTCCTCCTGACAGGGGTGGGCCGGATGTTACCGCCGGTATCCCCGGCTTTGAAGATGAACATGCGTCACGTTTTTTGGATCACCGCCGCCGGACAGGTGACTGACAGCGTGAACAGGTACTCAGAAGTAGTCGTAAGCAGACGAGAAGAAGTCAGAGGCAGTCAGACGTAGGCAGGAATGGTCCGTGAACGGCTCAGTAGACGACTTATGGAGGTCATCGGAAATCGGATGGAGCCGAATCGCGTGTCGATACGTCTATTCGGCGACGTCCCGACGACGACGCCGAAGTGACCGAAGTACAGGTGCAGGTGTGACGGAGGTGCAGGGCGATGGCCGGTTTCCGGAGTCTGGCAAGACAGGTGCGAGATCCCAGGTGCGATCTGGCACTGCGGCGCTATTCGCTGCGCAAGTGCCTTGAGAGGTTCGCCCCCTACGGGCATCGGGCGACATGGGACCACCTGTGCTCACGGGCCGGGTTCGGCCCCGAGGACCGCAACCCCGACCCGGCGCGGCTCGTGGCCGCACTGGAGGAGTTGGAGGAGGCCCGCTCCGTCTGGCTCGACTACGAGGTGCAGTTCGCGCAGCGCCGCAAGAAGGAGAAGCACGACGGGCTGCGCAGGCCGGGCACTGTCGACGACTGGCACCGGCTGACCTGGGGCGGATTCGGGGTCGCCTGGTGCGACGACCCGAAGGTCCATCCCCGTGAACCGATGGCGGAGGTACTGCGCCGGCTCATCGCCGCGCTGGAGCGCGAACCGGGCTCGACCTGCCCGGTGTGCGACGGCGAGCGCCTCGTCTGGATGTACGACCTGGCCCACGAACCGTCCTCGGGCCCTGCCTGCACGGAGTGCGGAATCGTGGTGCCACGACCGGTGCTCACCCCCGAGGCCCTGGTGGAGTCCAGGCGCGGACGACTGCTGATCTCGGCGTAGCGCGGCGGGGGTGCGCCGGGGATGCCGCACCCCCGTGCATGAGCACGTACGGCGCACAGGTACGACGCACAGGCAGGGCGTGACGACTACGGCTTCTTGACGTCCGTGTGGATGGCGAGCTTGAACTCGGCGAGGGTGAGCGTCGTGGCCCGCCCGGTGTCCCCCGACCCACGCGCGGACACCTTCAGCCCGAGCGGCATGCCCTTGTCCACGAACATCTGCCACATGTAGGTGCGGAACTGGCCGCCCCGCGTGGACGCGCTGTCCGTCGTGCCCGTCGAGTCGTACTTCTTCTTGGTCAGGTTCAGGGGATCGCGCACGAAGCGGGCCCGGTGCTCCAGTGTCCTCGGGTCCGCCTCCCAGAACACCATCGCCGAGAGCACGCCCCAGCCGTCATGGCTGGGCCAGATCAGTCCGGAGCGCGGGTCGGGGAACTTCGACGCGGTGTCGCCGCCGTGCGCCGGGTCGTGCATCTTCCAGGGGTCGTAGGACTCCGCGGTCTTCTCGTACGGGAAGCGCACCAGGTGGTAGCCGTCGGAGTCGTAGCTGATCCTCTGGACGCCCGAGTGTGCCTTCTCCCACTTCAACGAACATATGACGACGCTCATCAGCGCCCCTTCCCTTGCCGGGGGGCGTGCCGTACCGCCCCCTCCGTGTCCATGACACAGCCTCGGCGAAAGCGGTTGCACCGCAGGGGCGAAACGCGCCGGGGAGCGTCGATTCACAGGTTCACGGCAGGCGGTCCCAGCGCTCCGGCGCGGGCAGCCCGAGTACGCCGGCGCGCACGGCGAGGCCGTAGTCCAGGGGTTCGATGCGGGCGGGCGCCTCAGCGGCGAGCCAGGTCTGCAGGTCGCGTACGACGGTGCTCTCGATGTCGGGGTCGAGCCGGGAGAACGGTGGAGCGTCGAGCAGCAGATCGTCGATCCACGAGTCGACGCAGCGCGCGAGATGCGCGTCGGCCTCCGGGCCCGCGGGCCAGCGGTCGAGCAGCGGCACGACGGTGCCGAGGAGCGCGACGCAGGCCTCGAAGACGCCAGCGACCGGCTGTGGCGGGCGGGCCTTCGCCAGGTTGTCCTCCCACCAGGCGTGGACGAACGCCTCGACGGCGGCGGCCTGTTCGGCGGGCCACCGGCGCCAGTCGACCTCGCTCAGCCCGAGGGGCTCCCACCCCACGCGGGCGGCCAGTGTGCCGTCCGCCAGTGCCCGCGCGCCCTGCGGCAGCAGTCGGCGCATCGCGGCGGGATGGTCATCGAAGTGGTCGCGCACCTCGAACAGGAAACGCTCCAGCACGTCCGGCGGCACGCGCGTGTACGGCGTGCGCAGGTACGCGGTCTCCTCGGGCAGATGGCAGCGGCCGCACCCGGTCTCGTTCGGGCTGGAGAAGCCGTCGAAGATCGTGTCGATGTCGGCGAGTGCGGCCTCAAGGGCGGCTGAGAACAAGGGAGTCGATCCCGTCGGTACTCCGTGCCGCGCCCGTCCACTCCCGTGTCCGGCGGCCGAAGATCGCGACCCTACCAGCCGCAAATCCCCTCGCTCCACCCCTTTCCCGTAAGGACAGTTGGGGGGCGATGAAACAGCCCTGAGCGACCCAGGAACCGAGGAGAGCCCCGATGTCGACGCTGCGTGTCACCGCCGAAGTGCTGACGATCCACGAACACCCCAACGCCGACGCGCTGGAACTGGCCCAGGTCGGCCTGTACCGAGCCGTCGTGGCGAAGGGCGCGTACCGCACCGGTGACACCGCCGTCTACATCCCCGAGCAGTCCGTGCTCCCGGCCGGGCTGATCGAGGAGCTGGGGCTGACCGGACGGCTCGCGGGGAGCAGGTCGGACCGGGTGAAGGCGGTACGGCTGCGGGGCGAACTGTCACAGGGCATCGTCTGCCGTCCGCGGGCGCTCGCGGACGTGGACCTGACGGCCGCCGTCGCTGACGGCACGGACTTCGCGGAGCGGCTCGGCATCGTCAAATGGGTGCCGCCGATCCCGCCCACGATGAGCGGCGAGGTCGAGTCGGCGCCGGAACTGCTGCCCTGGGTCGACATCGAGAACATCCAGCGCTACCCCGACATCTTCACGCCCGGCGAACGGATCGTCCTGACGGAGAAGCTGCACGGTACGGCCTGCCTGGTGACGTACTTCACCGAGGACGGCCGCGTCCAGGTGTCCTCGAAGGGCTTCGGCTCGAAGTACCTCGCCCTGAAGGAGGACCCGCGCAACCTGTACTGGCGTGCCGTCCACGGCCACAAGGTCGCCGAGGCCGCGGCGCGGCTCGCCGAGCGGCTGGGGGCACGCCGGGTCGGGATCTTCGGCGAGGTGTACGGCGCCGGGGTGCAGGACCTGTCGTACGGCGCCGACGGCCGTCGCGAGACGCTCGGGTACGCCGTGTTCGACGTCTCCGCCGACATCGACGGCCAGGTCCGCTGGCTGGACTCGGCCGAGCTGTCCGAGCTGCTCGACGGCGAACTGCCGCTGGTGCCCAAGCTGTACGAGGGCCCGTACGCCATCGACCGGGTGCTGGAGGTGGCCACCGGCCGGGAGACGGTCTCCGGGCGCGATCTGCATCTGCGTGAGGGGGTCGTGATCCGGCCGGCCACCGAACGGTACAGCCCGGTGACCGGCGGGCGCGCCGTCGCCAAGGCGGTCAGCCCGGCGTATCTGACCCGTAAGGGCGGCACCGAGTACGAGTGAGAACCAAGGACAGGTGCGACCAAGGACAGGTGACGGCCAAGGACAGGTGACGGCCAAGAGCGAGTGCCAGCCCAGAGCAAGTGACGGCCCAGAGCGAGTGACGGCCCAGAGCGAGTGACGGCCAAGGACGGCTGAGACCGGACCACCACGGGACTTTCGGGGGACCCATGGGGCCCGCGGGGGACTCGTGGGGCCCGGGGCCCGGGAGCCGCTCAGCGGCAGCTCCCGGGCTCCTCCTGCTTCTCCTCCTGCTTCTCCTGGCGTTCCTCCTGGTCGACCGTCCCCCGACCCTCGACCAGGAGGCGGGAGCCGCTCTGCCGTTCGCCGAAGACGTCGTCGGGGTTGGACAGCACGCAGGTGGCCAGGGACAGACAGCCGCAGCCGATGCAGTCGCTGAGGTGGTCACGCAGCCGGTTGAGCTGCTTGATCCGCTCGTCGAGTTCGGACCGCCAGACCTCGGAGAGGTGGGACCAGTCCTCGCGGGTCGGCGTCCGCTCCTCGGGCAGCTCGGCGAGCGCCTCGCGGATGGTGGCGAGCGGGATGCCCACGCGCTGAGCGGCCCGTACGAAGGCGACGCGGCGCAGGGTGTCGCGGGTGTAGCGGCGTTGGTTGCCCGCGGTGCGGCGGCTGCTGATCAGCCCCTTGGACTCGTAGAAGTGCAGCGCGGAGACGGCGGCACCGCTACGGGCCGACAGC
Proteins encoded:
- the soxR gene encoding redox-sensitive transcriptional activator SoxR translates to MPQIPEKIHELTVGQLSARSGAAVSALHFYESKGLISSRRTAGNQRRYTRDTLRRVAFVRAAQRVGIPLATIREALAELPEERTPTREDWSHLSEVWRSELDERIKQLNRLRDHLSDCIGCGCLSLATCVLSNPDDVFGERQSGSRLLVEGRGTVDQEERQEKQEEKQEEPGSCR